Proteins co-encoded in one Hymenobacter swuensis DY53 genomic window:
- a CDS encoding PAS domain-containing protein: MASATNSDPSRFTPVIQELQDRAGTVLLSIMDAAGKTIFASPQLLQFTGFTLPQLSTEWIMLVHPDDQERIAAQMQHMVQGDQPYQIEWRMRRQDGQYRWVRSSGHPQLNENSQVQQWIISTLDIEDVRAGQTGNIGSDQDFSFLAELIPQLVWTTDPTGFHTYFNQRWTDFTGYTLADSVGPDMWNNLLHPDDQERARQVWGHSLATGDFYEIEYRFKARQGNYRWFLGQAVPVRNAAGEIEKWFGTCTDIHDQKMQQLALRKREQDFTTLANAIPQLAWMADETGSIFWYNDRWFRFTGATQEDMMGWGWQKVHHPEYVEAVSAGFREAVAQGQTWEDTFPLRRHDGEYRWFLSRALPVRNEAGQVVRWCGTNTDVTEQKQLQSQLERAYTDLEAKVMFRTLDLEREVQELRQRLNG, from the coding sequence ATGGCCTCTGCCACTAATTCTGACCCTTCTCGCTTCACTCCGGTCATTCAGGAACTCCAGGACCGGGCAGGCACGGTGCTGCTCAGCATTATGGATGCGGCTGGCAAAACCATTTTCGCCAGCCCGCAGCTGCTCCAGTTTACGGGCTTTACGCTGCCCCAACTCAGTACGGAATGGATCATGCTGGTGCATCCCGACGACCAGGAACGCATAGCTGCCCAGATGCAGCACATGGTGCAAGGCGACCAGCCGTACCAGATTGAGTGGCGGATGCGACGCCAGGATGGGCAGTACCGCTGGGTGCGCTCCTCGGGCCACCCGCAGCTGAACGAAAACAGCCAGGTGCAACAGTGGATCATCAGCACGCTGGATATAGAGGACGTGCGCGCCGGCCAGACGGGTAACATAGGGTCAGATCAGGACTTTAGCTTTCTGGCTGAGCTGATTCCCCAACTCGTCTGGACGACTGACCCCACGGGCTTTCACACCTACTTCAACCAGCGCTGGACCGACTTCACCGGCTACACGTTGGCCGACAGCGTGGGACCCGATATGTGGAATAACCTGCTGCATCCCGACGACCAGGAGCGCGCCCGGCAGGTGTGGGGCCATTCATTAGCCACTGGCGACTTTTACGAAATTGAGTACCGGTTTAAGGCCCGACAGGGCAATTATCGGTGGTTTTTGGGTCAGGCGGTACCGGTGCGCAACGCGGCCGGCGAAATCGAAAAGTGGTTTGGCACCTGCACCGATATTCACGACCAGAAGATGCAGCAGCTGGCATTGCGCAAGCGGGAGCAGGACTTCACCACTCTGGCCAACGCCATTCCGCAGTTGGCCTGGATGGCCGACGAAACCGGATCTATCTTCTGGTATAACGACCGGTGGTTCCGATTCACGGGGGCCACGCAGGAGGACATGATGGGCTGGGGCTGGCAGAAAGTACACCATCCCGAGTACGTAGAGGCCGTTAGTGCTGGCTTCCGCGAGGCTGTGGCCCAAGGCCAGACCTGGGAGGATACTTTCCCGCTCCGTCGCCACGACGGCGAGTACCGCTGGTTTCTGAGCCGGGCCTTGCCGGTGCGCAACGAGGCCGGCCAGGTAGTACGCTGGTGCGGCACCAATACCGATGTAACCGAGCAGAAACAGCTCCAGAGCCAGCTGGAGCGCGCCTACACCGATTTAGAGGCCAAGGTAATGTTCCGGACCCTGGACCTGGAGCGCGAAGTGCAGGAGTTGCGTCAGCGTCTGAATGGCTGA
- a CDS encoding efflux RND transporter periplasmic adaptor subunit: MKPTYFLLITALLTACGSDKSAQTEAAAPPAAAAPPPNPDVVQISPAQRGAAGLETGSFVWKNMTTDVQANGSIDVPPQNRASVSAVMGGYVQSVAVLPGQQVARGGVVAVLRHPDYLKLQQEYLQSKARVRFLEQELKRQQTLDAEDVGAKRKLQQAQSEYTSEQALLRATAGQLRMLGLSMARLDRGEISPTVPLVSPIKGYVKAVNINPGQFVNPQDVLVEVVDRSDLHLELKVFERDIARVKIGQRILFKIPSRGSNEDMAARVFLVGRAFNDDGRTVSVHAHLEPERADVLPGQYVAAHIQTAGARQRTVPEDALVQAGEFSYLFAQTRPNTFRRYKVKTGATDAGDVAVTLLDAGADTTRLVRHGAYFLDAELKKGQDAEE; this comes from the coding sequence ATGAAACCGACGTATTTTCTGCTGATTACCGCCCTGCTCACGGCCTGCGGCTCCGACAAATCCGCGCAGACTGAAGCTGCGGCCCCGCCGGCGGCTGCGGCCCCGCCGCCCAACCCCGACGTGGTCCAGATCAGCCCTGCGCAGCGGGGGGCCGCCGGGCTGGAAACGGGTTCCTTCGTCTGGAAAAACATGACCACCGATGTGCAGGCCAACGGCAGCATTGATGTGCCGCCCCAGAACCGGGCCTCAGTATCGGCCGTGATGGGCGGGTACGTGCAGAGCGTGGCCGTGCTGCCGGGCCAGCAGGTAGCCCGCGGCGGCGTGGTAGCCGTGCTGCGCCACCCCGATTACCTCAAACTCCAGCAGGAATACCTGCAAAGCAAGGCCCGCGTGCGGTTTTTGGAGCAGGAGCTGAAGCGCCAGCAAACCCTTGATGCCGAAGATGTAGGGGCCAAGCGCAAGCTCCAGCAGGCCCAGAGCGAGTACACCTCGGAGCAGGCCCTGCTGCGCGCCACGGCCGGCCAGTTGCGCATGTTGGGCCTTTCAATGGCGCGCCTCGACCGGGGCGAGATTTCGCCTACCGTACCGCTGGTGTCGCCCATAAAAGGGTACGTGAAGGCCGTGAACATCAACCCCGGGCAGTTTGTGAATCCGCAGGACGTGCTGGTGGAAGTGGTGGACCGCTCCGACCTGCACCTGGAGCTAAAGGTGTTTGAGCGGGATATTGCCCGGGTGAAAATCGGGCAACGCATCCTGTTCAAGATTCCCAGCCGGGGCTCCAATGAGGACATGGCGGCCCGCGTGTTTCTGGTGGGGCGGGCCTTCAACGACGACGGCCGCACCGTAAGCGTGCACGCCCACTTGGAGCCCGAGCGCGCCGACGTGCTGCCAGGCCAGTACGTGGCGGCCCACATCCAAACGGCCGGAGCCCGCCAGCGTACCGTGCCCGAAGACGCGCTGGTGCAGGCCGGCGAGTTCAGCTACCTGTTCGCCCAGACCCGCCCCAATACCTTCCGCCGCTATAAAGTAAAAACCGGAGCCACCGACGCTGGCGACGTGGCCGTGACCCTGCTCGACGCCGGAGCCGACACCACCCGCCTCGTCCGCCACGGCGCCTATTTCCTTGATGCCGAGCTGAAAAAAGGCCAGGACGCGGAAGAGTAA